The proteins below are encoded in one region of Rana temporaria chromosome 2, aRanTem1.1, whole genome shotgun sequence:
- the LOC120928143 gene encoding olfactory receptor 52E8-like translates to MENGSTIRKDLELLGLEEMEGLKYLYCPLLSVIYLCILILSIVIVFVVLANPSLHEPMYILICNLVFNGIFGSSIFFPKLLMDLLTSTKTISRDGCLTQSLLILFYAHLEIMTFSVMAYDRYVAVCHPLQYATLMTSVKVIKVLIGSSLVLFILLLVSILLTMRLPLCGTQIKNVFCDNMSIFILACTDTTVNVYGTIITIVITCFFMLIIVFSYVRIYIVCLRLSKESRHKAMHTLGTHLINFSIFLLGFFFVAIRHRLGTINLPVRAHVGLCMPSFVIPPLMNPLVFGVRTKALKSKMVLLFKKGGCTSETPAPN, encoded by the coding sequence ATGGAGAATGGTTCCACCATCAGGAAAGACCTTGAGCTTCTTGGACTTGAAGAGATGGAAGGACTcaaatatttgtactgtcctctTCTTAGTGTTATCTATTTGTGTATTTTGATCTTGAGTATTGTAATTGTGTTTGTGGTATTGGCAAACCCCAGTCTTCATGAACCCATGTACATTCTTATCTGTAACCTGGTGTTCAACGGCATTTTTGGCAGCTCCATATTTTTTCCAAAGTTGTTGATGGACCTTTTGACTTCTACCAAGACCATTTCCCGTGATGGCTGCCTGACCCAATCCTTGCTCATCCTGTTTTATGCCCACCTTGAGATTATGACTTTTTCCGTCATGGCGTATGACCGTTACGTGGCTGTGTGTCACCCATTGCAATATGCTACCTTAATGACCAGTGTAAAGGTAATCAAAGTTTTGATCGGCTCTTCTTTGGTCTTGTTCATCTTACTTTTGGTTTCCATTCTCTTAACGATGAGACTACCGCTTTGTGGGACACAAATCAAGAACGTTTTCTGTGATAACATGTCAATTTTTATCCTGGCCTGCACAGACACCACTGTTAATGTATACGGAACAATTATTACCATTGTAATCACATGTTTCTTCATGTTAATCATTGTCTTTTCATATGTGCGTATATATATTGTCTGTCTTAGATTATCTAAAGAGTCACGCCACAAGGCAATGCACACCCTGGGCACACACTTGAtaaatttttctattttcctCCTCGGATTTTTCTTTGTGGCTATCCGACACAGGTTGGGCACCATCAACTTGCCTGTCCGTGCCCATGTTGGGCTGTGTATGCCTTCCTTTGTGATTCCTCCATTAATGAACCCTCTAGTTTTTGGGGTAAGAACGAAGGCCCTGAAATCAAAAATGGTTTTACTTTTCAAAAAGGGTGGATGCACTTCAGAAACTCctgcaccaaattaa